AGTTTGTTGTTTCAATAGTTTATAAGCCGCACGAATCAAAACAGATGCTCCTGGCTCAGTCAATCCCATATCTTCTAAAAATACTTGACGTTCTTCATAACTTTCTAATTCTGTAATATCAGCTTCTGCTCCTACCGAAAGTATAATAACTTCAGCATCTTCATCTTTTACCAATTCACGAACCTCATCTACGTATTTATTTCCGTTAACCGCTGAATTTTCATCTACATTACAAACATACAACACTGGTTTTGCTGTAATCAATTGGAATCCTTCCATCAATAATTCCTCGTCATTACTTTGAGGAATTACAGTTCTAGCAGATTTTGCTTGCAAAAGCGTTTCTCTTATTCTGTCTAAAAGTGCTTTTTCGGTTTGCGCTTCTTTATTTCCAGTTTTAGCAGCACGATTTACTTTTTCTAAACGTTTTTCTACGTTTTCAAGATCTTTCAATTGCAACTCAATATCAATTGTTTCTTTATCACGAATTGGATTTACATTTCCATCAACGTGTACAATATTATCATTATCAAAACAACGCAAAACATGAATAATTGCATTACACTCTCTAATATTTCCAAGAAATTGATTTCCTAATCCCTCCCCTTTACTTGCTCCTTTTACTAGACCTGCAATATCAACAATATCTACAGTTGCCATTTGAACACGTTCTGGCTTAACTAATTCTTCTAATTTAGCCATCCTAGAATCTGGTACATTTACCACACCTATATTAGGCTCAATAGTACAAAAAGGAAAGTTTGCACTTTGCGCTTTTGCATTAGACAAACAATTAAATAATGTTGATTTTCCAACATTTGGTAATCCTACAATTCCTGCTTTCATGATATTTAGTTTACAAACAGCAGTTTCCTGCTAAAAGTTTTAGTACTTACTTTAAAATTTTGCAAATATAAGATTAAAAAAATGCTAGATGGCATAATGACTATATTTCTGTTACGAATATCTGTTTTTAGCATTATCAATTCAATAGTAATTCTCCCGTGAATTTACATAGTACATAAATTCTATTATTGATTTTAATTTATTCGCAATATTTACAAAAAAATAAAGCTCTTGCCAATGTTTTGTTAAAAAAAATCTATCTTGCACTAAAATTAAACCAAACCAAACCCAAAAATCTAACGATTATGAAAAAAATCACAGTACTGTTTTTCTTACTAAACATCAGTTTACTTTTTGCACAAAAAGAAGTATCTGGGGTAGTAAAAGATAATTCCGGCGTTACTTTACCCGGCGTAAATATCATCGAAAAAGGAACAAAAAACGGCGTTTCAACTGATATTGATGGAGCTTACAAAATCAAAGTGGCTGACGGAGCTATTCTAGTATTTAGCTATGTTGGATACAAATCAATTTCAAAAGTAGCGAATGAAGCTACTATTAATATCACGCTATCTTCTGAAGGAGGAGAACAAGAATTAAAAGAAGTTCAAATTGTAGGTTCTAGAAACACCAAAAGAACTGTTGTAAACTCAGCAGTGCCTATTGATGTTATCAATATGAAAGAGCTTACTACACAAAGTGGAAAAATTGAAATCAATCAATTGTTGCAATACATTGCTCCATCATTCAACGCTAATAAACAATCTGGTTCTGACGGTGCGGATCACGTTGACCCAGCTTCATTAAGAGGAATGGGACCTGACCAAACATTAGTTTTAATCAATGGAAAAAGAAGACACCAATCATCGCTTGTTACTATTTATGGAACTCGTGGTAGAGGAAATACAGGAACTGACTTAAATGCTATTCCAGCTGCTTCTATTAAAAGAATCGAAATTTTGAGAGATGGTGCTGCTGCACAATATGGTTCTGATGCCATTGCAGGAGTTATTAATATTGTATTGAATGACAATATTGATGAATTAACAGGTTCTGTGACATACGGAACTTTCAACACAAACTCAAAAGGAGATTTTCTTCCAGGTACTGTTAACAAAACTGGTTTTAGATTAGATGAAAACGGAAATGGAAATACTTACGGAAAAAACAAATCTTTTGACGGAAATACAGTAAAAATTGGCGCTAATTATGGTGTTGCAATTGGAAAAAACGGTGGTTTTGCAAACTTCACTACTGAATATTTTAGCAAAGAAAAAGTGTTACGTCCAGGATATGACTTCAGAAAAGGTTTTGGAGAAGCTTCAATGGATAGTTATAATTTCTCTGTGAATATGGCTGTGCCAATTTCAGAAAAAGCTAAATTCTATGCTTTTGGCGGAAGAAACTACAGAGATACCGATGCTTACGCTTTTACAAGAAATAGCGGTAATGCTAATGTGGTTGAATCTGTTTATCCAGGTGGATATACTCCAAGAATTACTTCTATAATACTTGACAACTCTATCACTGCTGGAGTAAGAACAGAAACTGCTAGTGGATGGAATGTTGACATCAGTAATACTTTTGGTAAAAACCTTTTTCATTATACTATAAAAGGTACTATGAACCCATCTTTACTAGAGGCATCTCCTTTAGAATTTGACGCTGGTGGTCATAGCTTATCTCAAAATGTAACTAACTTTGATTTATCAAAAAATTATGATACTGTATTAGAAGGAATGAATTTAGCTTTTGGAGCAGAATTCCGTACTGAGCAATTTAATATTTTTGCTGGAGAAGAAGGTGCATACACAACTTATGATGAAAACAGACAACCTATAACTGATCCTACTACACAATCACCTCCTATCGATCCTATTTCAGGAGACCCAAGACCAGGAAGTTCTCAAGGTTTCCCTGGATACAGTCCTAGCAATGTAGTTAACAAAAACCGTAGCAACCTATCCTTATACACTGATGCGGAATTTGACATTACAAAAAGCTTCATGGTAAGTGGTGCTGTTCGTTTTGAAAAATACAGTGATTTTGGTAGTACTGTCAATGGAAAAGTAGCTTCAAGACTTAAAATTACAGATAACATCAATTTAAGAGGTTCTGTTAGTACAGGATTCCGTGCTCCTTCATTAGCACAATCTTATTATGGTTTACACTTTACTAATATTGACGCAGGTGGAGCAACTGAAATTTTACTATCTCCAAACAATAGTCCAGTAACTAAATCTTTTGGAATTCAAAAACTAAATGAGGAAACAGCTGTTAATGCTTCGTTAGGACTTACTTCTACTTTTGGCAACTTCACCGCTACTGTAGACGGATACATTATTAATGTAAAAGACAGAATCGTTTTAACAAGTTATTTCGATGCTTCTTCAAAAGGATTAGGAGTAGATTTAGCACAATTTTTTGCTAATGCTGCCGATACAAAAACTATAGGTTTAGACGTAGTTCTTGCTTGGAAGAAAAAATTCAACAACTCAAACTTTGGCGCAACTCTTGTTGGAAACATAAACAACATGAAAATTGCAAAAGTTAACAATGGTAACCTAGATGCTGAAACTTTCTTTGGCGCACGTGAACAAGCTTTCTTATTAGCATCAGCTCCAAAAAGCAAATTTGGTTTAAATCTTAACTATTCAAACAAAAGATTTGATTCAGGAATTGCGTTCACCCATTTCAGCAAAGTAGTCTTAGTTGATTATGGAGGAGAAAACGATGTGTATACTGCTAAAACTTCTACAGATTTAACTTTAGGATATCAATTATCTAAACAATTAAAATTAACAGTAGGTAGCAACAACCTTTTCAATATTTACCCTGACAAACAAGATGAGCAAGGTAATACTGAAGCAGGAGGATACTGGGATGCCGTTCAAATGGGATTCAATGGAGCTTATTACTATGCTAGATTAGGATTTACTTTCTAATCCTAGTAATTTATAAAACAAAAAAAATCCTGAGCTAACGCTCAGGATTTTTTTATATAAATAGTTTTTTTTAATCTATTCGTTGTGTAAAAAAGCTTGTCTGTTTAACAGGGTTTCTTCTGATTCCACATGATTTTCATCAGGAATACAACAGTCAACAGGACAAACAGCAGCACATTGTGGTTCATCATGAAATCCTTTACATTCTGTACATTTTCCAGGTACAATGTAATAAACTTCGTCAGAAATAGGTGTTTGAGCAGCATCTGAATCTACTTCAGTGCCATCTGGCAAAATTACTTTTCCACTAAGTTTTGTTCCATCTTTATATCTCCAGTCATCAGCTCCTTCATATATTGCAGTATTTGGACACTCTGGTTCGCAAGCTCCACAATTGATACATTCATCTGTAATTATTATTGCCATCTTTATATTAGTTATGAGTTATGAAATTACATGCTTGTTGCAAAAACCATTGTTTACTATTTTCTGCTTTGACTTGTAACTTATTATAGCTTATTTTTGTGCAAAATTACAATCAAAACTATTCATAAGCAAACATTATGACATTAGAAACAAAAAAAAGTGTTTTTGTGGCATTAGGAAAATTTTTAAAACAGTTTTCTGAAAGCAATACAATTAAAAATTCCAACGTTTTAAACAACGATTTATTTTTTGATGATTGTATCAAATTAATTCATTTATCACAATCTCATAATGGGTGGTACACTCCTGAACAAGTTTATTTTTCATTACAATCTTGGGCCGAAGCCTTAACAGAAGAAAATCTAAACGAATGGATTTCAAGCTATGATTTCAACACTGTTACGCCTAAAAATATTGCCTTAATTCTAGCTGGAAACATACCGCTAGTTGGCTTTCATGATTTTCTGTCCGTACTAATAAGCGGTCATAGTGTATTAGTGAAAACATCCTCAAATGACCAGCACCTTTTGCCTTTTTTAGCAAAATACATTATTGCTATTGAACCAGAGTTTGCTAACAAAATAGCTTTCTTAGAAGGAAAATTAGAAAATTTCGATGCCGTTATTGCAACAGGAAGCAATAATACAGCACGTTATTTTGAATACTATTTTAAAGACAAACCTTCAATTATTCGCAAAAGCCGAAATTCAGTTGCTATACTAAATGGAGAAGAAACTAAAGAACAATTAATCGCTTTAGGAGAAGATATCTTCAGATATTTTGGATTAGGTTGCCGCAATGTTTCTAAGTTATTTGTACCGAAAGGATATTCATTTGATACTTTTTTCGAAGCTATTTTTGAATACCAAGACGTAATACATTATGAAAAATACGCTAATAATTACGATTATAACAAAGCGGTTTTCTTGATGAGTAATTTCAAATTGCTTGATAATGGTTTTTTGACCATAAAAGAAGATTCTAGTTATGCTTCACCGATTTCTAGTGTTTTTTACGAATTTTATGAAAATCTTGCCGATTTAGAAAAACGATTAGAATCAGAAAACGAGCAAATTCAATGTATAGTAAGCAATAATCACATAAAAAATAGTATTCCGTTTGGAACAACACAAAGCCCAAAATTATGGGATTACGCAGATAACCTAGATACTATTTCGTTTTTGTTAACAATAAAGTAAAAAAATGTTTAATTATTTCGAATTATTTAACGCTTTTTAAAGTCCTATTACCGAAATTTGCATTTTTAAATTTTGGACATAATCTACACCATGAAAAAACACAACTACAGCGCAGGACCTTGTATTTTACCACAAGAAGTTTTTGAAAAATCAGCACAAGCTATATTAAACTTCAATAACTCTGGATTATCGATCTTAGAAATATCACACCGAAGTAAAGACTTTGTTGCGGTTATGGATGAAGCTAGAGCATTAGTTATTGAACTATTAGGATTAGAGGGCAAAGGATATCAAGCTCTTTTCCTAGCAGGCGGA
Above is a window of Flavobacterium sp. 123 DNA encoding:
- a CDS encoding TonB-dependent receptor, encoding MKKITVLFFLLNISLLFAQKEVSGVVKDNSGVTLPGVNIIEKGTKNGVSTDIDGAYKIKVADGAILVFSYVGYKSISKVANEATINITLSSEGGEQELKEVQIVGSRNTKRTVVNSAVPIDVINMKELTTQSGKIEINQLLQYIAPSFNANKQSGSDGADHVDPASLRGMGPDQTLVLINGKRRHQSSLVTIYGTRGRGNTGTDLNAIPAASIKRIEILRDGAAAQYGSDAIAGVINIVLNDNIDELTGSVTYGTFNTNSKGDFLPGTVNKTGFRLDENGNGNTYGKNKSFDGNTVKIGANYGVAIGKNGGFANFTTEYFSKEKVLRPGYDFRKGFGEASMDSYNFSVNMAVPISEKAKFYAFGGRNYRDTDAYAFTRNSGNANVVESVYPGGYTPRITSIILDNSITAGVRTETASGWNVDISNTFGKNLFHYTIKGTMNPSLLEASPLEFDAGGHSLSQNVTNFDLSKNYDTVLEGMNLAFGAEFRTEQFNIFAGEEGAYTTYDENRQPITDPTTQSPPIDPISGDPRPGSSQGFPGYSPSNVVNKNRSNLSLYTDAEFDITKSFMVSGAVRFEKYSDFGSTVNGKVASRLKITDNINLRGSVSTGFRAPSLAQSYYGLHFTNIDAGGATEILLSPNNSPVTKSFGIQKLNEETAVNASLGLTSTFGNFTATVDGYIINVKDRIVLTSYFDASSKGLGVDLAQFFANAADTKTIGLDVVLAWKKKFNNSNFGATLVGNINNMKIAKVNNGNLDAETFFGAREQAFLLASAPKSKFGLNLNYSNKRFDSGIAFTHFSKVVLVDYGGENDVYTAKTSTDLTLGYQLSKQLKLTVGSNNLFNIYPDKQDEQGNTEAGGYWDAVQMGFNGAYYYARLGFTF
- the ychF gene encoding redox-regulated ATPase YchF, producing MKAGIVGLPNVGKSTLFNCLSNAKAQSANFPFCTIEPNIGVVNVPDSRMAKLEELVKPERVQMATVDIVDIAGLVKGASKGEGLGNQFLGNIRECNAIIHVLRCFDNDNIVHVDGNVNPIRDKETIDIELQLKDLENVEKRLEKVNRAAKTGNKEAQTEKALLDRIRETLLQAKSARTVIPQSNDEELLMEGFQLITAKPVLYVCNVDENSAVNGNKYVDEVRELVKDEDAEVIILSVGAEADITELESYEERQVFLEDMGLTEPGASVLIRAAYKLLKQQTYFTAGVKEVRAWTINIGATAPQAAGVIHTDFEKGFIRAEVISYEDFIHYGSEAKCKEAGKFKVEGKEYVVKDGDVMHFRFNV
- a CDS encoding 4Fe-4S dicluster domain-containing protein, coding for MAIIITDECINCGACEPECPNTAIYEGADDWRYKDGTKLSGKVILPDGTEVDSDAAQTPISDEVYYIVPGKCTECKGFHDEPQCAAVCPVDCCIPDENHVESEETLLNRQAFLHNE
- a CDS encoding acyl-CoA reductase; amino-acid sequence: MTLETKKSVFVALGKFLKQFSESNTIKNSNVLNNDLFFDDCIKLIHLSQSHNGWYTPEQVYFSLQSWAEALTEENLNEWISSYDFNTVTPKNIALILAGNIPLVGFHDFLSVLISGHSVLVKTSSNDQHLLPFLAKYIIAIEPEFANKIAFLEGKLENFDAVIATGSNNTARYFEYYFKDKPSIIRKSRNSVAILNGEETKEQLIALGEDIFRYFGLGCRNVSKLFVPKGYSFDTFFEAIFEYQDVIHYEKYANNYDYNKAVFLMSNFKLLDNGFLTIKEDSSYASPISSVFYEFYENLADLEKRLESENEQIQCIVSNNHIKNSIPFGTTQSPKLWDYADNLDTISFLLTIK